In Longimicrobiaceae bacterium, a genomic segment contains:
- the rplI gene encoding 50S ribosomal protein L9, with protein sequence MQVILREALDSLGNAGEIVTVKPGYARNYLIPKGLAYEATEANVRRIEREKAKLAQRAAELLAEARKRASTLEGVSITFHARAAEEGKLFGSITSADIAEKLAEQGIEVDRKQIQLEEPIKSLGVFSVPIRLHAEVRPEVKVWVIKEE encoded by the coding sequence ATGCAGGTGATTCTCAGGGAGGCGCTCGATAGCCTGGGCAATGCGGGGGAGATCGTAACGGTCAAGCCCGGGTATGCCCGCAATTACCTGATCCCGAAGGGGCTCGCCTACGAGGCCACTGAGGCGAACGTCCGCCGGATCGAGCGGGAGAAGGCCAAGCTCGCGCAGCGTGCGGCCGAGCTGCTGGCGGAGGCCCGCAAGCGTGCCAGCACCCTCGAGGGGGTGTCCATCACCTTCCATGCGCGGGCGGCCGAGGAAGGAAAGCTCTTCGGATCCATCACCAGCGCAGATATCGCCGAGAAGCTCGCGGAGCAGGGAATCGAGGTCGACCGCAAGCAGATCCAGCTGGAGGAACCGATCAAGAGCCTTGGCGTCTTCTCGGTGCCGATTCGCCTGCACGCCGAGGTCCGGCCGGAGGTGAAGGTCTGGGTGATCAAGGAGGAGTAG